A genomic segment from Bryobacteraceae bacterium encodes:
- a CDS encoding ABC transporter permease, translated as MHVSVGETIRMALDAVWAHRFRSGLTILGIVIGITTVVTVSSLLTGLRKGVVVFFEEFGPDNIFLNRVSGDPASPGLPKERKRRPIRREYAEAIKLQCPSVAETSVSQFVPAIIGGRPITARVRGFESDNVNVAGSTYSTFTVQTRELMYGRTFTAEEAQRGDKVAVLGANIAEALFPGKNPSGETFNLDGAEFLVAGVFAPAKGGFFGENGLDRQVLLPLRTVEMRYPQIESYFIVAQARQGQRAQAIEEVRAAVRRVRRTTGPDDFSLTTPDEIIKQFDNLTSMIVLVSIAISALGLIVGGIGVMNIMLVSVTERTREIGVRMAVGATRADITSQFLLEAVTLTGLGGVIGIVFAVLVTLLVSALVPSLPSEVPPWAVGAGFATAVSVGLFFGVWPAFQASRLDPVEALRHE; from the coding sequence ATGCACGTATCGGTGGGCGAAACAATCCGTATGGCGCTCGACGCGGTTTGGGCGCACCGCTTCCGCAGCGGCTTGACCATTCTCGGTATCGTGATCGGCATCACGACCGTCGTAACGGTTTCGAGCCTCCTCACCGGACTGCGAAAGGGTGTCGTTGTCTTCTTCGAGGAGTTCGGTCCCGACAACATCTTCCTGAATCGAGTGAGCGGCGACCCGGCGTCGCCCGGGCTGCCCAAGGAGCGAAAGCGGCGGCCCATTCGCCGTGAATACGCCGAAGCGATCAAGCTGCAGTGCCCTTCGGTGGCTGAAACCAGCGTGTCGCAGTTCGTTCCGGCCATCATCGGCGGTCGGCCGATAACGGCGCGGGTGCGCGGGTTCGAGTCGGACAACGTGAATGTCGCCGGCTCCACCTACTCCACCTTTACCGTGCAGACTCGGGAGTTGATGTACGGGCGCACGTTCACCGCCGAGGAAGCGCAGCGCGGAGACAAGGTTGCCGTCCTTGGCGCCAATATCGCCGAGGCGCTGTTTCCAGGGAAAAATCCATCCGGCGAGACGTTCAACCTCGACGGCGCCGAGTTCCTGGTGGCCGGCGTGTTCGCTCCGGCCAAGGGCGGCTTCTTCGGCGAGAACGGGCTGGACCGCCAGGTGCTGCTGCCGCTTCGGACGGTGGAGATGCGCTATCCGCAGATCGAGAGCTACTTCATCGTGGCGCAAGCGCGGCAGGGACAGCGCGCGCAGGCGATCGAGGAGGTGCGGGCGGCGGTGCGGCGCGTCCGGCGCACCACGGGCCCCGACGATTTCTCGCTCACTACGCCGGACGAGATCATCAAGCAGTTCGACAACCTTACGAGCATGATCGTTCTGGTTTCGATCGCGATTTCGGCGCTCGGTCTGATCGTGGGCGGCATCGGCGTGATGAACATCATGCTTGTGAGCGTGACGGAGCGAACCCGCGAGATCGGCGTACGGATGGCGGTGGGGGCGACGCGAGCCGACATCACGTCGCAGTTCCTCCTCGAGGCAGTCACGCTGACCGGCTTGGGCGGCGTGATCGGCATCGTCTTCGCCGTGCTGGTGACGCTCCTGGTTTCGGCGCTGGTCCCATCGCTGCCATCGGAGGTTCCGCCGTGGGCGGTAGGCGCCGGTTTCGCGACGGCGGTGAGCGTCGGACTGTTCTTCGGCGTCTGGCCGGCGTTTCAGGCGTCGCGTCTCGATCCGGTGGAGGCGCTGCGGCACGAGTAG
- a CDS encoding carboxypeptidase regulatory-like domain-containing protein: protein MRVLVLSILSAATALSQVASLTGRVTDPSGAVIPAASVAARSVDTGTTTATETTSEGYYTLPSLPPGRYEVTITAQGFVPIRQTGLELAVAQVARLDVTLQVGSLAETIEVQAQTPLLESESSTVGQVIGNRQVTELPLLGRNTYALAMLVPGVRPSVGVNNVVIDQISTVSYSINGQRASANEFLLDGAPNSTASQNQPVINANPDMVQEFKVETNSFSAEYGRAAGGVFNVVTRSGANDIHFTAYEFFRNDKLNANDFFANRSGTQKAPFRFNQFGGTFGGPIYIPKVYDGRNRTFFFFNTEFVRFVQGITFTAVTPEAAQLGGDFSNARLADGRLVSIYDPQTTRANPSGSGFLRTAFPGNVIPASRIDPIATKVLPLLPRPTQPGQPLGRINYTRTDGNRVPKDSWSLRGDHNFTAANRMYVRYSWDDTPLFRALAYGEELKQVSPTAGPQVFTRWNAALEDSHTFSPSMIGTVRYSVTRLINNRRPYSDNFDITSIGLPAYMREGMVDPLSLPAINITGLSRTGSVPNTVVGGFIGATDTINFGPTTHSFQGTVTKTLTSHTLKFGGEYRVIQFNTRQTGDQAHAFNFTPQWTQGPNPTASSATAGLGLATFLLGIPGGSVAPVPALAMTTKYSALFLQDSWKLTPTFTLNWGLRYEYESPRTDRFDQLTNFDFGATSPLSAPGLDLRGGLTFVNTGGFPRYNTNTDRNNWAPRLGLAWRVLPKTVIRTGAGLFYAATTGIGGGAAAFGVSGFAASTNIVTSLDGVTPIVKWSDPYPDGFNRPSGSALGLATLLGQDVQFFDRGNYTPYSSQWNFNIQQELPLNTLFEIGYAGSRGIGFQQNRVWNQLPDSALALGNALRQQVPNPFFGQIAVGALSRPTVARAQLLRPFPQFGGVSSQNASWASSTYHALETKIEKRYASGLSALVSYTWSKLFDYGTGPFAGETLGADAFQNNNNLAADWGVSRVDQTHRVIFNAVYELPFFRTGGGAASKLLGGWQLGGIWMAFSGPPLGVTSTVNNTFSQGGGQRPNWNGQNPCLANPTPQRWLDSSVFSNPAAYTFGNAPSNFGGCRGDKASQIDITFTKNTRIKERLNLQFRTEMFNITNTARFAPPNQAFGNPQFGVVSAQGNLPRIVQFGLKLIY, encoded by the coding sequence ATGCGGGTCCTCGTGCTATCGATCCTCTCTGCCGCCACTGCTCTGTCGCAGGTGGCTTCTCTCACCGGGCGCGTCACCGATCCCAGCGGCGCCGTGATCCCGGCCGCGTCCGTCGCTGCCCGGTCGGTCGACACCGGAACCACCACCGCGACGGAAACGACCTCGGAAGGCTACTACACGCTGCCTTCGCTGCCTCCCGGCCGCTACGAGGTCACCATTACCGCGCAGGGCTTCGTGCCGATCCGCCAGACCGGACTCGAACTCGCCGTGGCGCAGGTGGCCCGGCTCGACGTGACGCTCCAGGTCGGCTCGCTCGCCGAGACCATCGAGGTGCAGGCGCAGACGCCGCTGCTCGAAAGCGAAAGTTCCACGGTCGGGCAGGTAATCGGCAACCGGCAGGTCACCGAACTCCCACTGCTCGGGCGCAATACCTACGCGCTCGCGATGCTCGTTCCGGGCGTGCGTCCTTCAGTGGGCGTCAACAACGTCGTCATCGATCAGATTTCCACGGTCTCCTATTCGATCAACGGCCAGCGCGCCTCGGCCAACGAATTCCTGCTCGACGGAGCGCCGAACTCGACGGCGTCGCAGAACCAGCCGGTGATCAACGCGAATCCGGACATGGTGCAGGAATTCAAGGTGGAGACCAACTCATTCTCGGCCGAGTACGGCCGCGCCGCCGGCGGAGTATTCAACGTGGTGACGCGTTCGGGCGCCAACGACATCCACTTCACGGCCTACGAGTTCTTCCGCAACGACAAGCTCAACGCGAACGACTTCTTCGCCAACCGCAGCGGAACGCAGAAGGCGCCGTTCCGCTTCAATCAGTTCGGCGGCACCTTCGGCGGGCCGATCTACATTCCGAAAGTCTACGACGGCCGCAATCGCACGTTCTTTTTCTTCAACACGGAATTCGTCCGGTTCGTGCAGGGGATCACCTTCACGGCAGTGACCCCGGAAGCGGCGCAGTTGGGCGGCGATTTCTCGAACGCCCGGCTGGCCGACGGGCGGCTGGTGTCGATCTACGACCCGCAAACCACGCGCGCCAACCCGAGCGGCAGCGGCTTCCTGCGCACGGCGTTCCCCGGCAACGTCATTCCGGCGAGCCGCATCGATCCCATTGCGACGAAGGTGTTACCGCTGCTGCCGCGGCCCACCCAGCCCGGGCAGCCTCTCGGCCGGATCAACTACACCCGCACCGACGGCAACCGCGTCCCCAAGGATTCCTGGAGCCTGCGCGGCGACCACAACTTCACCGCCGCCAACCGGATGTACGTCCGATACTCGTGGGACGACACGCCGCTCTTTCGCGCGCTTGCCTACGGCGAAGAATTGAAGCAGGTGTCGCCGACGGCCGGTCCGCAGGTATTCACGCGCTGGAACGCCGCGCTCGAGGATTCGCACACCTTCTCCCCGAGCATGATCGGGACGGTGCGGTACTCGGTGACGCGATTGATCAACAACCGCCGGCCCTACTCCGACAACTTCGACATCACCTCGATCGGCCTGCCCGCCTACATGCGCGAAGGCATGGTGGATCCGCTGTCGCTGCCGGCGATCAACATCACCGGCCTCTCGCGGACCGGATCGGTCCCGAACACCGTGGTCGGCGGCTTCATCGGCGCCACCGACACCATCAACTTCGGCCCGACCACGCATTCCTTCCAGGGCACGGTGACCAAGACCCTCACCAGCCACACCCTCAAGTTCGGCGGCGAGTACCGGGTGATCCAGTTCAACACACGCCAGACCGGCGACCAGGCGCATGCGTTCAACTTCACACCGCAGTGGACGCAGGGACCGAACCCGACCGCCTCCAGCGCCACCGCCGGCCTTGGCCTCGCCACGTTCCTGCTCGGCATCCCCGGAGGCAGCGTAGCTCCCGTGCCGGCGCTCGCCATGACGACGAAGTACTCGGCGCTCTTCCTCCAAGACTCCTGGAAACTGACGCCGACATTCACGCTGAACTGGGGGCTGCGCTACGAGTACGAATCGCCGCGCACGGACCGGTTCGATCAGTTGACGAACTTCGACTTCGGCGCCACCTCTCCGCTGAGCGCACCCGGCCTCGACCTTCGCGGCGGACTCACCTTCGTCAACACCGGCGGATTCCCCCGCTACAACACCAATACCGACCGCAACAACTGGGCGCCGCGGCTCGGCCTCGCCTGGCGGGTGCTTCCGAAAACCGTCATCCGCACGGGCGCCGGGCTGTTCTATGCGGCTACCACGGGAATCGGCGGGGGCGCGGCTGCATTCGGAGTGAGCGGCTTCGCGGCTTCCACCAACATCGTCACCAGCCTCGACGGCGTTACGCCGATCGTGAAATGGAGCGATCCCTATCCGGACGGATTCAATCGGCCCAGCGGTTCGGCGCTCGGGCTGGCGACGCTCCTCGGCCAGGATGTCCAGTTCTTCGACCGCGGCAACTATACTCCGTACTCGAGCCAGTGGAACTTCAATATCCAGCAGGAACTCCCGCTCAACACGCTGTTCGAGATCGGCTACGCCGGCAGCCGGGGCATCGGCTTCCAACAGAACCGCGTGTGGAATCAGCTTCCGGATTCCGCCCTCGCGCTGGGCAACGCGCTCCGCCAACAAGTGCCGAATCCCTTCTTCGGGCAGATCGCCGTCGGCGCGCTTTCCCGGCCCACGGTGGCGCGGGCGCAACTGCTGCGGCCGTTCCCGCAATTCGGCGGCGTCTCATCACAGAATGCGAGCTGGGCAAGCTCCACCTACCACGCCCTCGAAACGAAGATCGAGAAGCGGTACGCGTCGGGATTGAGCGCGTTGGTTTCGTACACCTGGTCCAAGCTGTTCGACTACGGCACGGGACCGTTCGCCGGCGAGACGCTCGGCGCGGACGCGTTCCAGAACAACAACAATCTCGCCGCGGACTGGGGCGTGTCGCGCGTCGACCAGACGCACCGCGTGATCTTCAACGCCGTCTACGAACTGCCGTTCTTCCGCACCGGCGGCGGCGCAGCCTCGAAACTGCTAGGCGGATGGCAATTGGGCGGCATCTGGATGGCGTTCTCCGGACCGCCCCTCGGCGTCACCTCGACGGTGAACAACACCTTCTCGCAGGGCGGCGGCCAGCGGCCCAATTGGAACGGCCAGAATCCGTGCCTGGCGAATCCAACACCGCAGCGGTGGCTCGATTCCTCGGTGTTCTCGAACCCCGCGGCCTACACGTTCGGCAACGCGCCGAGCAACTTCGGCGGCTGCCGCGGCGACAAGGCGAGCCAGATCGACATCACGTTCACCAAGAACACGCGGATCAAGGAGCGGCTCAACCTGCAGTTCCGGACGGAGATGTTCAACATCACCAACACGGCCCGCTTTGCGCCGCCGAACCAGGCGTTCGGCAATCCGCAATTCGGGGTGGTGTCGGCGCAGGGCAACCTGCCGCGAATCGTTCAATTCGGGCTGAAGCTGATCTATTGA
- the ppk1 gene encoding polyphosphate kinase 1, with translation MSEPAHPIWQSKPVALDDPSLYVNRELSLLAFQVRVLEEALDESNPLLERLKFLSILGSNLDEFFMVRVAGLKNQVDAGVYDPGADGLTPLQTLKAIRQQFLDIVARAQQCRRDILVELAARGIRVMGYRELSAAQREAVDRYFHGTIYPALTPLAVDPGRPFPHISNLSLNIAILIRDPKGKDHFARLKVPDTLPQLVPLMALARGSAQPHTFVWIEQVIQANLPLLFPGMRILESHMFRVTRDADHEIQELESGDLLETVEESVRQRRFGDVVRLQVTRDMPASVVDILKQHLRVEDADVYPMEDPLALSRLRHLAAVPRPELKDPPFVAAPLAGVAADDDIFATIRRGDVLLHHPFDSFQPVVDFLRVAARDPHVVAIKMTLYRVGANSPVVGALLEAQEHGKQVAVLVELKARFDEESNIEWARALERQGVHVVYGLLGLKVHGKVALVVRREGDIMRRYVHLSTGNYNSVTAHLYTDLGLFTCDPDFGADVTDLFNYLTGYSAKSDYRKLLVSPITLRPRLQQMIEREIEHARAGREARVILKVNSLVDAKIIRRLYEASQAGVQVDLLVRGICCLRPGIPGVSERIRVRSIVGRFLEHSRIFYFRNGGEEEMYMGSADLMPRNIDRRVEVLFPVQSAAMRSRIHDEILGVYLADRAKARLMAWDGSYERARPEPDRDPLNAQQELLRRRLPGT, from the coding sequence ATGAGTGAACCAGCCCATCCAATCTGGCAGAGCAAACCCGTCGCGCTGGACGATCCGAGCCTGTACGTCAATCGCGAGTTGAGCTTGCTTGCCTTTCAGGTACGAGTGCTCGAAGAAGCGCTCGACGAATCCAACCCGCTGCTCGAGCGGTTGAAGTTTCTTTCGATCCTTGGCTCGAACCTCGATGAGTTTTTCATGGTCCGCGTGGCCGGCTTGAAAAACCAGGTGGACGCGGGCGTTTACGATCCCGGCGCCGACGGACTCACGCCGCTGCAGACGCTGAAGGCAATACGCCAGCAGTTTCTCGATATCGTCGCTCGCGCGCAGCAGTGCCGCCGCGATATTCTCGTTGAGTTGGCGGCCCGTGGCATTCGCGTCATGGGGTACCGGGAGTTGTCGGCCGCGCAGCGCGAAGCCGTCGACCGCTACTTTCACGGCACGATCTATCCCGCCCTGACGCCGCTCGCCGTCGACCCCGGCCGGCCTTTTCCGCATATTTCCAACCTCAGCCTGAACATCGCCATCCTTATTCGGGACCCGAAGGGCAAGGATCACTTCGCGCGCCTCAAGGTGCCCGACACCTTGCCGCAACTGGTTCCGCTGATGGCGCTCGCCCGCGGCAGCGCGCAGCCGCACACCTTCGTCTGGATCGAGCAGGTGATCCAGGCGAACCTGCCGCTGCTGTTCCCGGGGATGCGGATCCTCGAGTCGCACATGTTCCGTGTGACCCGCGACGCCGACCACGAAATCCAGGAGCTCGAATCGGGCGACTTGCTCGAAACGGTGGAAGAGAGCGTCCGACAGCGCCGCTTCGGCGACGTCGTGCGGCTGCAAGTGACGCGGGACATGCCGGCGTCCGTCGTCGACATCCTGAAACAGCACCTCCGCGTGGAGGACGCCGACGTCTACCCGATGGAGGACCCGCTCGCCCTGAGCCGGCTGCGCCACCTTGCCGCCGTACCTCGTCCGGAATTGAAGGATCCGCCGTTCGTTGCGGCGCCCCTCGCCGGCGTGGCCGCCGACGACGATATCTTCGCGACCATCCGCCGCGGCGACGTGCTGCTGCATCACCCGTTCGACTCTTTCCAGCCGGTGGTCGACTTCCTCCGGGTGGCGGCGCGCGACCCGCACGTGGTGGCGATCAAGATGACGCTTTATCGCGTCGGCGCCAACTCACCGGTGGTCGGCGCGCTGCTCGAAGCGCAGGAGCACGGCAAGCAGGTGGCGGTGCTCGTTGAGTTGAAGGCGCGCTTCGACGAGGAGAGCAACATCGAATGGGCGCGGGCGCTCGAACGCCAAGGCGTCCACGTCGTGTATGGATTGCTCGGCTTAAAGGTTCACGGAAAGGTAGCGCTGGTTGTGCGCCGCGAAGGCGACATCATGCGCCGGTACGTTCATCTCTCCACCGGCAACTACAACTCGGTGACGGCGCATCTCTACACCGACCTCGGGCTGTTTACCTGCGACCCCGATTTCGGCGCCGACGTCACCGACTTGTTCAACTACCTCACCGGGTACTCGGCGAAATCGGACTACCGGAAGCTGCTGGTCTCGCCGATCACGCTGCGCCCGCGGCTCCAGCAGATGATCGAGCGCGAAATCGAACACGCCAGGGCCGGGCGCGAGGCGCGGGTTATTTTGAAGGTCAACTCGCTCGTTGACGCGAAGATCATCCGCCGGCTTTACGAGGCCTCGCAGGCCGGCGTTCAGGTGGACCTGCTGGTCCGCGGCATTTGCTGCTTGCGGCCGGGCATTCCGGGCGTCAGCGAGCGGATCCGCGTGCGGAGCATCGTCGGCCGATTCCTGGAGCACAGCCGCATCTTCTACTTCCGCAACGGAGGCGAGGAGGAGATGTACATGGGGTCGGCGGACCTGATGCCGCGTAATATCGACCGGCGTGTGGAAGTGCTCTTCCCGGTGCAAAGCGCCGCAATGCGATCACGTATCCACGACGAGATTCTCGGAGTCTATCTGGCCGACCGTGCGAAGGCGCGACTGATGGCGTGGGACGGCAGCTACGAACGCGCCAGGCCGGAGCCCGATCGCGACCCCTTGAATGCGCAGCAGGAGCTCCTGCGCCGCCGGCTTCCGGGAACTTGA
- a CDS encoding ATP-dependent Clp protease proteolytic subunit: MVPMVVEQTARGERAFDIYSRLLKENIIFLGTPIDDQVANLIIAQMLFLAAEDPEKDISLYINSPGGSITAGLAILDTMNLIEPDIVTYCVGQAASMAAVLLACGTKGKRFALPHARILIHQPSMSGLAGQASDIDIHAREILRMRELLNQILSDATGQGVDRITRDVDRDYIMEADQAVGYGIIDRVVTSREQTK, encoded by the coding sequence CTGGTTCCGATGGTCGTCGAGCAGACGGCTCGCGGCGAGCGCGCGTTTGACATCTATTCGCGCCTTTTGAAGGAAAATATTATTTTTCTGGGGACGCCGATCGACGATCAGGTGGCCAACCTGATCATTGCCCAGATGCTTTTCCTGGCTGCGGAAGACCCGGAAAAAGACATTTCGCTCTATATCAACTCGCCCGGCGGCTCGATCACGGCGGGGCTCGCGATTCTCGACACGATGAATCTCATCGAGCCCGACATCGTCACCTACTGCGTGGGTCAGGCGGCTTCGATGGCCGCGGTGCTGCTCGCCTGCGGCACAAAGGGCAAGCGCTTCGCGCTTCCGCACGCGCGGATTCTCATCCACCAGCCCTCGATGAGCGGACTCGCCGGCCAGGCCTCCGATATCGACATCCATGCAAGAGAAATCCTTCGCATGCGCGAGTTGCTCAACCAGATCCTCTCCGATGCCACCGGCCAGGGCGTGGACCGCATCACTCGCGACGTGGACCGCGACTACATCATGGAAGCCGATCAGGCGGTGGGCTACGGCATTATCGACCGCGTGGTGACTTCGCGCGAACAAACGAAATAG
- a CDS encoding PIG-L family deacetylase produces MKRRNFLSHTAATSLAAAQQPAATERNSDGDGSTSYRADVTIERRLTGKPHRGKMLAAIQPHCDDIPIYAGGTVLKLIDEGYRGILITASNDSMAGNLDPSIAQTRRGGASYGQIVLANERDTQEMARRLGLEEAIFLNYPNHNMDAWPIVEMRARLIFLFRLYKVDTILVYDPSGLYERNPDHYVIARAAESAFWMSKSEWDYPEHFKAGLTPHGPNTAYYFARGPQVVNRAVDIADFVDRKVYANMANVTQGPAGARGAALRKRLAAEGKKLGLLGSTDEEANRAYTKQFALEHDRARGRAHGLEWAEVYHYIGPDSSAVDEFVRANAEAL; encoded by the coding sequence ATGAAGCGGCGAAATTTTCTTTCTCATACGGCGGCCACCAGCCTGGCAGCGGCACAGCAACCAGCGGCAACAGAGCGCAATTCGGACGGCGACGGGAGCACATCGTATCGGGCCGATGTGACGATCGAGCGGCGTTTGACCGGGAAGCCGCATCGCGGCAAGATGCTGGCCGCAATCCAGCCGCACTGCGACGATATTCCCATCTACGCCGGCGGCACGGTGCTCAAGCTGATCGATGAGGGATACCGGGGCATCCTGATCACGGCATCGAACGACTCCATGGCCGGCAATCTCGATCCGTCGATCGCGCAGACGCGTCGCGGCGGGGCCTCCTACGGGCAGATCGTTCTTGCGAACGAGCGCGACACGCAGGAGATGGCGCGCCGGCTGGGGCTCGAGGAGGCGATCTTCCTGAACTACCCGAATCACAACATGGACGCTTGGCCGATCGTCGAGATGCGTGCGCGGCTGATCTTCCTGTTCCGGCTGTACAAGGTCGATACGATTCTCGTGTACGATCCTTCGGGGTTGTATGAGCGTAATCCGGACCACTACGTAATCGCCCGGGCGGCCGAGTCGGCGTTTTGGATGTCGAAGTCCGAGTGGGACTATCCGGAGCATTTCAAGGCCGGGCTCACTCCGCACGGTCCGAACACGGCTTACTATTTCGCTCGCGGACCGCAGGTTGTGAACCGCGCGGTGGACATCGCCGATTTCGTGGACCGCAAGGTTTACGCGAACATGGCGAACGTGACTCAGGGTCCGGCCGGAGCGCGCGGAGCAGCGCTGCGTAAGCGCCTTGCGGCGGAGGGGAAGAAGCTGGGACTCCTCGGGTCAACCGATGAGGAGGCAAATCGCGCGTACACGAAGCAGTTCGCGCTGGAGCATGACCGGGCTCGCGGACGGGCGCATGGGCTCGAATGGGCGGAAGTGTACCACTACATCGGGCCGGACTCGTCGGCGGTGGATGAGTTTGTACGCGCGAATGCGGAGGCGCTGTAA
- the galU gene encoding UTP--glucose-1-phosphate uridylyltransferase GalU has translation MIQKVRKAVFPAAGLGTRFLPATKSLPKEMLPLVDKPLIQYGVEEAIQSGLKNIVVVTGRGKSAIEDHFDKSFELENLLETKNKTDLLQLVRDVSDMIDIAYVRQKEALGLGHAVLRARDLVGNEPFAVVLSDDVIDAEVPCLRQMLDVYEFYGASVVALMEVPKENISAYGVVDAEPVDHNGAQGRLYRVRNLVEKPRPADAPSNLAIIGRYILVPEIFPSIEAIGPGAIGEIQLTDALRHLLRNRPIYGYRFEGKRFDAGDKLGFLQATVEFALHRPDLGGAFRQYLKNMNLDQ, from the coding sequence ATGATTCAAAAGGTCCGAAAGGCCGTTTTCCCCGCCGCGGGACTCGGCACGCGCTTCCTTCCTGCCACGAAATCGCTCCCCAAAGAAATGCTTCCGCTGGTGGATAAGCCGCTGATCCAGTACGGTGTCGAAGAGGCGATCCAGTCCGGTCTCAAAAACATCGTCGTCGTTACGGGCAGAGGCAAGTCCGCGATCGAGGATCATTTCGACAAGAGTTTCGAACTCGAAAACCTGCTCGAAACCAAAAATAAGACTGATCTCCTCCAACTCGTGCGCGACGTCTCCGACATGATCGATATCGCCTACGTGCGCCAGAAAGAGGCGCTCGGCCTGGGACACGCCGTCCTTCGCGCGCGGGACCTCGTCGGCAACGAGCCTTTCGCGGTGGTTCTTTCCGACGACGTCATCGATGCCGAGGTCCCCTGCCTCCGCCAGATGCTCGACGTCTATGAGTTCTATGGCGCGTCGGTGGTGGCGCTCATGGAAGTCCCGAAGGAGAACATCTCCGCGTATGGCGTGGTGGACGCCGAACCCGTCGACCACAATGGCGCCCAGGGCCGGCTCTACCGCGTCCGCAATCTCGTGGAAAAGCCCAGGCCCGCCGACGCGCCTTCGAACCTCGCCATTATCGGCCGCTACATCCTCGTGCCGGAAATCTTTCCATCGATTGAGGCGATCGGCCCGGGCGCCATCGGCGAGATCCAGCTCACCGACGCGCTGCGTCACCTTCTACGCAACCGGCCCATCTACGGATATAGATTCGAGGGAAAACGATTCGATGCCGGCGACAAACTCGGCTTCCTCCAGGCAACGGTCGAGTTCGCACTGCATCGTCCGGACCTGGGCGGCGCTTTCCGCCAGTATCTGAAGAACATGAATCTCGACCAATAA
- a CDS encoding alpha/beta fold hydrolase: METHAIRFGEFQLDSVHRRLWRDQEEVLLTPKAMDVLVYLACRPGQVVGKDELFDSLWPGTFVSDHALTVQVREIRKALSDDPSQPRFIETRHRRGYRFLAGADNGESAAPTLAEPAPETAPEPPPATRYALSGDVNIAYQVLGSGAIDVVFVMGWVSHLEYFWMEPRFARFLRRLARFSRLILFDKRGTGLSDRVPVHQLPTLEQRMDDVRAVMEAAGSQRAVIVGISEGGPLSALFAATYPHKAHGLVMIGTYAKRIRDESYPWGRSPEEHRQFLELIRHEWGGPVGIDTRAPSLMDDPAFAAWWAAYLRMGASPSAAVALTEMNADIDVRPVLEAVRVPTLVLHRSDDQCLLADEGRYVAAHIPGARFVEFPGADHLPFAGNQDEFLDEIETYVQGIEDRARPEPVLATVIYSDLFAGTQATDLERERRRRLREAVLQEIEWFRGQPACIDGSGPLATFDGPARALRCAASIARHAARASNSARIAVHTGECDRIDSGGVTGVAVQVARDIHSRATAGAVLASSTVRDLVAGSGIRFEESGSLDIPDLQRTWRLYRLAHA; the protein is encoded by the coding sequence ATGGAGACTCACGCGATCCGTTTTGGCGAGTTCCAACTGGACTCCGTCCACAGGCGTTTGTGGCGGGACCAGGAGGAGGTGCTCCTCACGCCGAAGGCGATGGACGTGCTCGTCTACCTGGCTTGCCGCCCGGGCCAGGTGGTGGGCAAGGACGAGTTGTTCGACTCCCTGTGGCCGGGCACCTTCGTGAGTGACCATGCGCTCACCGTGCAGGTTCGCGAGATTCGTAAGGCCCTCTCCGACGATCCGAGCCAGCCGCGGTTCATCGAGACCCGCCATCGCCGCGGCTACCGCTTCCTGGCCGGCGCCGACAACGGCGAATCCGCGGCGCCCACACTCGCCGAACCCGCTCCGGAAACCGCACCGGAGCCGCCGCCAGCCACACGCTATGCGCTGAGCGGCGATGTCAATATTGCCTACCAGGTGCTCGGATCGGGCGCCATCGACGTTGTGTTCGTGATGGGGTGGGTTTCGCATCTGGAGTACTTCTGGATGGAACCCCGGTTTGCGCGATTCCTGCGGCGGCTGGCTCGGTTTTCGCGGCTCATCCTGTTCGACAAGCGCGGCACCGGGCTCTCCGACCGCGTGCCCGTCCACCAACTCCCCACGCTCGAACAGCGGATGGACGACGTTCGCGCGGTGATGGAAGCCGCCGGATCGCAGCGGGCCGTAATCGTCGGCATCAGCGAGGGCGGTCCGCTGTCCGCGCTGTTCGCGGCGACCTATCCGCACAAGGCGCACGGGCTCGTCATGATCGGCACTTATGCCAAGCGGATTCGCGACGAATCATACCCTTGGGGGCGGTCGCCCGAGGAACATCGCCAGTTCCTCGAATTGATCCGCCATGAGTGGGGCGGCCCGGTAGGGATCGACACGCGGGCGCCGTCGCTGATGGACGATCCCGCCTTCGCCGCCTGGTGGGCGGCCTACCTGCGCATGGGCGCGAGTCCGAGCGCGGCGGTGGCGCTCACGGAAATGAACGCCGACATCGACGTTCGGCCGGTGCTCGAAGCCGTGCGCGTCCCGACGCTCGTGCTGCATCGCTCCGACGACCAATGTCTTCTGGCCGACGAGGGCCGCTACGTGGCCGCTCATATTCCAGGCGCGCGGTTCGTCGAATTCCCTGGCGCCGACCATCTGCCGTTCGCCGGCAATCAGGACGAGTTTCTCGACGAGATCGAGACGTACGTTCAAGGCATCGAAGACCGGGCACGCCCGGAGCCGGTGCTCGCCACAGTGATCTACTCCGACCTGTTCGCCGGGACACAGGCCACGGATCTTGAGCGGGAACGCCGGCGGCGCCTGCGCGAGGCGGTGCTACAGGAAATCGAATGGTTCCGAGGCCAACCTGCGTGCATCGACGGCTCGGGGCCTCTCGCTACGTTCGACGGGCCGGCGCGCGCCCTGCGGTGCGCGGCGTCGATTGCGCGCCATGCCGCCCGGGCGTCGAACAGCGCCCGGATCGCCGTGCATACCGGCGAGTGTGACCGGATCGATTCGGGTGGGGTCACCGGGGTTGCCGTCCAGGTGGCGCGCGATATTCACAGCCGGGCGACCGCGGGCGCGGTGCTGGCGTCGAGCACGGTGCGGGATCTGGTGGCGGGATCGGGCATCCGGTTCGAAGAATCCGGCTCGCTCGACATTCCGGACCTGCAGCGGACCTGGCGGCTGTACCGCCTGGCCCACGCCTGA